The window TCCATGGTGCGGCCCATGCAGAATGGTGGCTCCTATGTTGGAAGAGCTAGACAAGGAATATGCTGGCAAGCTAAAGATCTGTAAGGTCAATGTAGATAACGATAGGGCTCTTGCACAAGGCTTAAGGATCGTGAGCATTCCTACTTTGATTCTTTATAAAGATGGAGAAGAGCAAAAGAGGATTGTGGGTGCAGTAGCGAAAGAGAAGATTGCAAAAGAAATTTCTCCATTTTTAGCTTAGCTTAATTTTTCTTTTAAAAATTGAATAAGAGGGTTGTTGTGGGATTTAGCGGCGGTATAGACAGTTTCTATACCGCTTTTTTACTTAAGCAGCAAGGATTTGATGTGATATGCCTATACATTAAACTGTTCGAAAGCCAAGAAGCCTTGTCAAGAGCGAGCAAATTAAGCGATTTGTTAGGCGTACAATTTGAATCTTATGATGCCCAAGAGCTCTTTAAAAAAAATGTAATCGATAAATCTATAGAAATGATTTTTTCAGGATTTACGCCAAATCCGTGTTCAATGTGTAATATGAAGGTAAAATTTAAAATATTGGATAAATTTAGGTTAAGTTTTAAATGCGATTTTATTTCTACAGGCCATTATGTGAGAGTCTCTCACACAGAAAGGACGAGAGTATTTAGAGGACTGGATGGAAGAAAAGATCAAAGTTACTTTCTTTCTTTGGTTCCAGTTGAATATCTTAAGAGGACTATCTTCCCTCTCGGGGATATCACAAAAAAACATGTAACAGAAGCTATGCAAGAAAAATATTCGTTTTGGAAAGACATTCCTTCAAGTCAAGACCTTTGTTTTGTGAAGAAAGGATATAAGGAACTGATCAAAGACAGGTGCGGAATAAAATCCGGGAAGTTCTTATATAAGGGTAAGGTAGTCGCAAATCATTTGGGTTCATATCTTTATACAATAGGTGAAAGTAGAGGCCTGGGCCACAAGGAACCCGTGAAGCTGTATGTCCAAAGTCAGGACCATCTTGCAAATATAGTTTATCTAAATACAAAAGAATTTTGCTATAAGAACTCAGTATTAATAGGAGATATCAATCTTTTAAGCGAATTATCGGATAAGTGTCTGGTACAGGTAAGATATCAGGCGAAGCCTGTTATGTGTGACATTAAGTTCGAAGCAGATAAAGTTTACGCGAGTTTTCACGAAAAGGTTTTCGCTCCTACGCCAGGACAGATTGCCTCTTTTTATGCGACAGATAATAAAGAATTATTAGGTGGTGGAATTATTATTGGGACTGATTAAGAGGACACTAAACAAGATATTAGAACTTGATTATAAATATTCAATTCTTCCAAATGGTGGGACTCTTGCTGTCGGACTGTCTGGAGGTAAGGACAGTCTTATAACTCTTTGGGCATTGAACGAAGTCTTGAGACATAGAAAGGATAAGTATAAGCTTTGCGCTATCTTGGTTGATCAGGGGTTTCCAGGTTTTAGCTACGATAAAATTAAAGAATATTTGTTCGTAAACGATATTCCCTATATCGAGAAAAAATCTCTTATATATAGTTCGCTGTCTGAGGCAGAGTCTCCCTGCGCTATTTGCTCTCATCTTAGAAGGGGCGCATTGGTGGACGGTGCAAAGATTATGGGAGCTACGCACTTAGCCCTTGGGCACCATCTTGATGATCTATTGGAGGGCGCTATTATGACTATAGCTATGAATGGAAGACCCAATGTGCTTGTGCCAATTAAATATTTGTCAAGAAGGGATATTTACTTAATCAGGCCCCTTCTTTTGGTGGAAGAGGAACATATAAAAACTTTATCTAAGAAAATTCAAGGCATAAACCCAGTAGAATCAGAGTGTCCATACAGCAAAGACAGTGAAAGGATAAAGATTAAAAATTGGCTTTATCAAGGGTATGGTAATTGGGGAGTAATGCATCAGCATATGGCATCCTGGGCAAGATTGCTTTTGGAAAAAGAGATGGAGATTGAAGTATAATATATAAATTATTTATTATTTGATAAGTATTTTTTATGGGACTATAATGTTATTTTATTGAAGGTTTAATAAGAATTACTTGTTAATTCGCATAATTTTTGTTATAGTTTAATGGAGTAATGCTTTGCCCATGGGGTGAATACTTTAGTAGAAGGGGTGAATGTCTATTGGATTGGTTCTCTTTTTTAGTTGGTAATGTTTTGTCTTATTTAGCAATTGTTGTGTTTTTTGTGGGGGTTCCACTTCAGGTTTACAGGTGGATGAAGGCTCCTGTTGTGTATCCTTTGACGGATTTTCCAGCACCAAAGACTGCTGAGGGAGCTTTTATAAAGGTTCTTCTTGATTCATTTTTGTTTCGACCGATTCTATTGAAAATTTACAACTCCACCGTTTATTCTGGTAAATGGACAGATTTATGGATTGGGGGTTGGGTTTTCCACGTTTCCTTAGCTTTAATTATCATTGGCCACATTGTTGGCATAGGAACACTTGGACATCAATTCACAATTTTAGGTGTTAGCCCTGAAACAAGCTTACATATGTCTGAGTTGTTGGGTACTGTCTCTGGTATATTTCTTAGTTTGAGTTTGATCTATCTCTTGCTCAGGAGATTTTTTAATCCCATTGTCAGGGTTATGTCAGACGGCATCGACTATTTAATCGTTTTATTAATTTTGGGAATCTCCTGCATGGGTAACTTTATGAGATTTAGCTCTACTTATGGAGTAGAGTATGACGTAGCACAGAGATGGATAATGGGTCTTTTCACATTGCATCCTGTAGCCCTACCCGATAACCCTATCTTCACCTGGCACTTGTTTCTGGTGGAGATCTTACTCATCTATTTTCCTTTCAGTAAACTTATGCACTCCTGTGGCATATTTTTTGCTCGTTGGATGATAACTAACTATGATCCCAAGAAGGTCATGGTCTTTGACTGGAGAAGCAAGGTTTGTGAATGGACTGGAGGTAAATAGAATATGAATTTTGACAGAAGCGAAGAAAAAGGAAGATTTGCTCAGAGATGGTGGGAGAGTGATAAGTTTAAAACTGTTCAAACTATGGATAAGGGCGAGAAGCCTCTTGTTCCATTTTTTGCTCCAAAGATATATCCTCTTGAGCCATTGGACAAGCCTTTTGATGAAACGGAATTAGAATCACGCTTTGTGAGTGCATTTGCTCGTATTTTAGCTGAGCACAGACAATTGAAAGTTTACATGGAGAGCTGCGTAAAGTGCGGAGCATGTGTGAATGCCTGCCACACCTATCAGGGGACTGGTGAGCTTAGAAATATACCAGTTATGAGAGCAGACCTCCTGAGGAGATATTACAAGAAATATTTCACTACTCAGGGTGCGATTCTTGGACCTATTGTAGGCGCAGAAAAGGTTACCTTTGAGGGCCTTAAAGAGATGTATTACTACTTTTACCAGTGTTCGCAGTGCAGAAGGTGTTCATATTACTGCCCTATGGGCATTGATACTGCAGAAATCACAAGATATGGCAGAGAGATACTTGTTCAGTGCGGTTTCGTATCTCAGTTTCACTGGAGCGTTTTAACCTCCATGTGGAAGCTGGGCAATCATATGATTATCTCGAAGCCTGGTCTTATGGATACGGTTGAGTTCCTTGAAGAAGAGCTTAAAGAAGAAACAGGTGTGGATATAAAAATACCAGTTGACGATTGGGATGCCGAGCTACTTTATAATCCCTCCTCTGCTGACTTTTTCGCTTATCCTGACACCATGATGGGTGTAGCAAAGGTAATGCATGCTGCAGGCATAAAATGGACAATTTCAAGTAATATTATAGAAACAGGCAACTTTGGACTGTTTCTACACGAGAATACAATGAGAATGTTGAACAAACTTCTTATAGATCAATCTTTCAAAATGAAGGATTGTAAGGAAATTGTTCTGGGTGAATGCGCTCATGGGTGGAGAACCTGGAAGATGATGACCAAGGCTGTAAACGGTGAATGGGTCGATAAAAAATATCACTACATACACCTTGTTCACAAGTTAATAGAGCTAATAGATAGCGGAAGAATTAAAATAGATCCGTCAAGGTATGAAGGTATGAAGGTAACGCTTCATGACTCTTGTAACAATTCCAGAGGTGCGGGCATTATCGAAGAGCCAAGATATGTGCTTTCTAAGATTTTGCCAGATGGTGTATTTACTGAGATGACTCCAAACAGAGAGATGAACTGGTGCTGTGGAGGCGGAACTGCTATACTTTGGGACGATCCAGAGAGCATTAAATTAAGAGTTAAACTGTCGAAAAATAAGGCTGAGCAGTATATGTCAGTAAATCCTGATATAGCTGTGGTAATATGCTCTATTGGCAAGGCTCACAATAGCTTTATAGTTCACGAGGGATATAAAAAAGAGCTCGATCACGTAAAGATTAAGGGTTTAGTTGACCTGGTGGGCGATGCTATTGTAGACTTTCCATTCCCAGCAGGGAAGTATGCGAAATCTTAATTTGCTGTATCATACTTTAAAATAAATTTTGGAGGTGTTAATTTATGCCATTTATCGATGTTAATGGTGAACAATTAGAAGTTGATGAAGATGGTTTTCTTCAAGATCCTGAAAAATGGAATGAAGATGTAGCTAAGTACTTGGCAAAGACCGAGCAAGTAGAAGAGTTAACAGAAGAGCACTGGAAGATGGTAAATTATCTACACGACTATTTCAAAAAGTATCAAATTGCTCCAATGGTAAGAAAGCTCTGTAAGGACAATGGAATGGATCTAAAAAAGGTTTACGAGCTTTTCCCAACTGGACCTGCAAAGGGCGCTTGCAAAATTGCAGGATTACCAAAACCGACAGGATGTGTTTAATTTAGGGGAGGTGATAGTAGCTTACCCATTTGTTTAAACAAAATTTATTTCACCTTAAGGGGGTGTACTGATTAGATGCCAGAATTAAGGAAGACTCCAATGTTAGACCAGCTTCTAGATGGTCCTTTTCCAAGTTTTGTAAAGGAGATCAAAAAAGGCGCTGAGAAGAACGAAGCTTGTAATGACCTCCTTGGTCAATTAGAGCTCTCGTATGAAGAAAAAATTACTCACTGGAAACACGGCGGAATTGTCGGTGTTACAGGGTATGGTGGCGGAGTAATCGGTCGTTATTCTGATGTTCCTGAGCAATTTCCAGGATTGACCGAATTTCACACTATGAGAATCAACCAGCCTGCCGGATGGTTTTATAAGACCGATAGGCTAAGAAAGCTCCTTGATATATGGGAGAAGCGTGGCAGCGGCTTGACAAACTTCCACGGCGCAACAGGCGACATCATTTTGCTCGGCACTCATACCAATGAGCTGCAAAACGTAGCTGATGACCTTGCTCATGAAGGATGGGATTTGGGTGGTTCTGGATCAGACCTCAGAACTCCAAGCGCATGTGTCGGACCAGGCAGATGTGAGTGGGCATGTATTGACACGCTTGACATTGTAGACACTCTTACAAGAAGATATCAGAATGAGCTTCACAGACCTATGTGGCCATACAAGTTCAAGATCAAGATTTCAGGCTGCGCCAATGACGGCGTTGCAGCAAAAGCCAGAGCTGACTGTTCAATTATCGGCACCTGGAAAGACAATATTCAGGTTAATAGAACAGAAGTAGTAAATTATGTGAATGGTGGATTTGACATTATTGGACAGGTAGTCGATAAATGTCCAACAAAGTGCATTTCTTACAACCCAGTAACCAAGTCTCTTTCGATTGATGACAACAACTGTGTGAGATGCCATAACTGCATAAATAAGATGCCAAAAGCTCTCAGACAGGGTAAGATCAATGGTGCTACTATATTGATAGGTGGCCATGCTCCAATCTTGCAGTCAGCATTTATGTCTTGGGTGGTAGTTCCATTTATGGAAATGAAGCCTCCATACACCGAAATTTCTGATCTTCTTGAGAAGATTTGGGAATGGTGGGATGAGAATGGAAAGATGAGAGAAAGAACTGGAGAACTTATCTATAGATTGGGTATGAGAAGTTTCTTGAAGGCGACAGGGCTTCCTGCTGTTCCTCAGATGGTCTTGCATCCACGTGCCAATCCATTCTTCTTCTGGGATAAAGAGGAGGTGAACCAATAATGGTTAAGACAGATTTCGGACCACCAAAATATCTGGACATGATGTCCGACCTTTGTAAGAGAAACTATGGAAAATGGAAATATCACGAAGTCTTAGATACGGGAACGTTAGTTCACGTAGCTGAAAATGGCGAAAAACTATATACAGTAAGATCAGCAACACCAAGACTTATGCATATTGACACTTTAAGAGCATTTTGCGATCTTGCTGATAAGTATTGCAATGGATTTTTCAGGTTCACCAGTAGGCACTCTATCGAGTTCTTGCTCGAAGACGAATCTAATATTGAGCCTTTAAAGGCAGATTTACATGCGATGGGATACTCTCCTGGCGGCGTAGGCAATACTATTTCAAATATGCTTCACACCCAGGGTTGGATTCACTGCCATACCCCAGCAATTGACGCATCTGGCATAGTAAAGGCTGTTATGGACGGGGTTTTTGATTATTATACCGAAGCAAAGCTTCCAGCCAGACTTAGACTTTCTCTGGCATGCTGCTTAAATATGTGCGGTGCAGTCCACTGCTCAGACGTAGCAATTGTAGGAATACACAGGGTTCCACCAAAGGTTTTGGATGAAAAGGTTGCCAAGATGTGTGAGATACCAAACGTGGTAGCTGCATGTCCTACAAGGGCAATCAGACCAGAGCCATCGAAGAAGTCGGTTGTTATAAACGATGAGAAGTGTATGTATTGCGGAAACTGCTATACTATGTGCCCAGCAATACCTATATTTGATCCAAAGAACGATGGAGCTGCAATCTTCGTTGGTGGTAAGGTTTCTGACGCCAGACACCCTGCAATGTTTTCAAAGTTGGCCGTTCCATATATTCCAAACGAACCACCAAAATGGCCAACAGTTGTCCAGACGGTAAGGATGCTTATTGACGTTTATGCTAAGGATGCAAAACAAGGCGAGCGTTATGGGGAATGGATCAATAGAATTGGTTGGGAAAGATTCTTCAAGGTTACAGGCTTACCATTTACCGATAAGCATATTGATGATTATATCTTCTCCATTCCAACCTTCCGTTCTACAGCAACGTTTAAATGGTAATAAAATCGGTGCTTAAAATAAAGGCGGTGAAATAACATGGCTGCTGATCCAGCAATTAAGGTTAAAGTTTGCGATTATTTGAAATCTGTAAAACAGGCTAAAAATAGGCAAATTGCTGAAAAAATCGGAGAAGACAAAAAAGCAGTTGATGGGGCTATTGCAGAGCTTGCTAATGAAGGGGTTGTAGAGTATATCTACGTTACTACTTCATTTGTAGTTCTAAAAGAAGAATTTCACAATAACCCAGATTGGCACTATACTCCTAGCTAATTAAAGTCTAATTCAAATACCTCCCTCGTGTTTTGAGGGAGGTATTTATTTATTTATTTAAATTTGATAAAATATAATCTGTTGAATATATTTGGAGGAGGTAATATTAATGGTTTATGTTGTAAAAGTAGATCAGGACACTTGCAATGGCGATGCTGCATGCGCAGATAATTGCCCAAATCAGGTTTTCGACATGGTAAATGGCAAGTCTCAACCAACAAGGGCAGACGATTGTGTTGGTTGCATGACCTGCGTATCAGTTTGTCCAACTGGTGCTGTTACTGTAACTGAGCTTTAATCATATTAATTTCGCGCAGCTATTTTAGGATGGTTGCGCGCTTTTTTTTGTAATTTATCAGATATAATAAACTGAGTAGTTATACATATTTGACATAATACTAAAAAATATATTTAATATAAAAACGGATTGTTTGCAAAAATTTAAATTTCTGTTATAATTTTTTTGCTGATGGAGAGATGGCCGAGAGGTCGAAGGCGCTCCCCTGCTAAGGGAGTAAGCGGCTAAAACTGCTTCGAGGGTTCGAATCCCTCTCTCTCCGCCATATTTTTTAAGGAGGAATAAATCGTGGTTTATGTTTTGAACATTAAGGGCAAGGAGTTTTTGGTAGCTCCAGGCGATAAGATAAAAGTTCCTTTTATGGATGGCGCTAACAGTGGAGATAAGTTCATAGTTGAAAACGCTTTGGTTTTTGGCGAAGAATCTGAAATCAAAACTTCAAGTGTCGAAACTACTGTTGAAGGCAGCGGCAAAGAGAAGACCGTTATAACCTTCAAATATAGGCCAAAGAAGGGCTATAGGAACAAAAAGGGTCACAGACAGCAATTTACACTTTTGAGAGTTTCTGAGGCATAAATTATAAAAAAGTATTCAAAGAGAGGTGATTTAGATGGCATCTAAAAAAGGTGGCGGCAGTTCAAGGAACGGAAGAGATAGCAATCCTCAATATCTGGGCGTAAAAGTATATGGTGGTGAGGCTATAAATGCTGGAGGTATTATCTTGAGACAGCATGGCACGAAGATACGACCTGGCAGCAATGTAGGACTTGGAAGAGACTATACAATCTATGCAAAGATTGATGGTAAGGTTAGTTTTACTAAAAAGGCTGGCAGGGTAGTAGTAGAAGTTTTCCCTAATTAATTTATTATGGGGTTTAAATCATATATTTTTCCTGATACAGCAAGAGTTAAGTTTTTGGGGGGGCATGGCGGAAAAGGATGTGTGAGTTTTAGAAAAGAAAAGTATGTCCCAAAAGGCGGTCCTGATGGTGGAGATGGCGGAAAGGGCGCAGATATATATCTGGTAGCTACTAGGGAGCTTAGCGATCTGGCATTTTTCAAACCCAATCAGGAATTCAAGGCGAAAAACGGCGAGCCTGGAACTTCCAAAAAAATGCATGGCTGTGATGCAGATGATTTGTTCATCAAAGTGCCAGTCGGAACAATAGTTACCGATCTGAACACAAATGAAACTATATGCGACCTTGATTATGAAGGAAGAGTTTTTCTGATAGTTAAGGGCGGAAGAGGTGGCCTGGGCAATTCAAATTTTGCAACCTCAACCAATAGAGTTCCTCATTATGCCCAAGAGGGAGAACCTGGTGAAGCGAGAGACGTATTGTTAGAGATGAAAATTCTTGCAGACATTGGTCTTGTGGGTCTCCCCAATGCAGGCAAGTCTTCACTTCTAAACGCTCTTACTAATGCTAATGCAATAGTAGGCGATTATTCTTTTACTACGATTAAGCCAGTGCTTGGAGTTCTGTCTAATGATGAACAATCTGTTGTTTTGGCTGATATTCCTGGAATTATAGAAGGTGCAAGTCTAGGTAAGGGTTTGGGAAACATTTTTCTAAGGCATATTGACCGTTCAAATTATTTGATAATTGTTCTTGATTCTAGCCAGGATCCTATGTCAGATTATCATATTATTTTGAAAGAGCTTTTCCAATATAATGAAGAACTATTGAAAAGGAATAGAATGGTTTTGCTAAACAAATGTGATCTCATAGATAAAGAGACAGAAAATACTCTTATAGAATATTTCAAAGGATTGAACGAAAGAGTTTTTTCTTTGAGCACAAATGACGCTGAAAGTATTGATAATTTTAGGAATGTTATCCTAAAAACTTTTGCTGAACCTAAAATTTTTATTTAATTTTTTTATAAATTAAAAAATAAAATGTTCAATATTGATATATAATTAAAACATAAAACTTTTATAAGGTGTGAGAGCGATGCTGTCAAAGATAAGTTTCTTATGCGATGAATAGAAAAGTTGTTTTAAAAATAGGCACTTCTTCCCTGATTAAATCCAATTCTGTTAATGAAGAATTTGTAAATTTAATTGCTGATGGAATTGCTGAAAAGATGAAAAAAGGTTTGAAATTTGTATTGGTTTCTTCAGGGGCAATCGGACTTGGAAGATTTTATACCAATATTAGAAATCCAAAATCAATTCCTGAAAAGCAGGCTGCTGCTTCTGTGGGGCAGGTTTATTTGATGAATGCCTACAAGAGAGCTTTTGACAAAAATAATATTCAGTGTGCACAGCTTTTGTTTACGGCTGCTGACTTGTCCGATCGAGAGAGGTTTCTAAATATCCAAAATACCTTCAAGGTGCTTTTGAAGTCCAATATTGTTCCGATTATAAATGAAAACGATACTGTGGCCGTAGAAGAGATAAAGATTGGCGATAACGATACTCTTTCAGCAGTGGTATCTTTGCTGGTAAGAGCTGATGTCCTAACTCTTTTTACAGATGTCGAGGGTTTTTATCTGGATAAAAATAATCCGAAAACGATTCTAAAAAGTATTAAGAAAATAGACAGCGATCTCTTTAAGATTGCAGACCAACCTAATTCAAAATTGGGTACTGGCGGTATGTATACCAAGCTTAAGGCCGCTCAGATAGCTACCGATGCAGGTATTCCTGTTTATATCATCTCAAACAAGAAAATTAAAGAATTTTTTCAGGTTATCGATAGTGAAATCAATATGGGCACTTGTTTCGAGCCCTGTCAAAAGAGTTCACAGAAAATGTCCTGGATAAAGCATAATACGCGAACTAAGGGTAAGATCATAATAGATCAGGGGGCAAGGGATGCACTTTTGAAAAATAAAAGCCTTCTGCCATCTGGCATTGTAGATGTGTCGGGCAATTTCAAAAGAGCTGACGTTGTTGAAATTTCCGATCAATCTGGTAATATTGTAGCGAAAGGGTTAACGAATTATCCTTCTAATGAAATTCTAAGATTAAAGGGTTCTAATACTAAAAATATTTACAATATCTTGGGATATAAGTTTGGTGATGAAATAGTTCACAAAGATTATCTAATAATTATCTAAACCTTGAGTGGAGGTTCTATGGAGATTAAAGAATATGTTGAAAAATTATGTAAGGAAGCAAAGGAGTCGACTTATAATATTGCGTCATTAGATACAAATGTTAAAAATAACTTTATTAATCTTCTGTCAAAAAAATTGATCGATTATGAAAAGAATATCCTTGCTGCCAACGTCTCAGACATAGAAGCTGCCCGTCAAAATGGTATTTCTTCAAGTTTGATTGACAGAATGCTTTTGGACCACAAAAGAATTGTCCAGATGTCTGAGGGATGTAAAAAAGTGTCCATTCTCCCAGATCCAATTGGAAGCGTTTCCTTTGGGACTAAAAGGCCTAATGGGCTTGAAATTTATTGTAAAAGGGTACCACTGGGATGCATTGGGGTTATATACGAATCAAGACCAAATGTGACTATAGAGATTACGACGCTGGCAATTAAGTCTGGCAATGCTGTAATTCTCAAAGGTGGCAGTGAGGTAATTAATACAAACAAAGTTCTTGTAGGTTTGATAAAAGAGTCTTTAAATGAGGCGCAAATAGATGAGGCTGCAGTTCAATTTATAGATACTCCTGATAGAAGTGCTGTTGATGTTCTGTTGAAACAAAGAGGGTTGATAGATGTCGTTATTCCAAGGGGTTCAGAGGGATTAATAAAGCATGTCGTAGAGAATTCTTTTGTGCCAGTGATTGAAACTGGAATAGGTAACTGTCATCTATATATCGATGAATCGGCAAACATTGATATGGCGTTAAAGATAGCAATAAATGCGAAAACCCAAAGGCCATCAGTCTGCAACTCAATTGAAAAGGTATTAGTTCATAAAAATATCGCTTCAAACATAATTGTTCCTCTTGTTATGGAATTTAGAAAAAAGGACGTACAGATAAGAGGTTGTCAGCAGACTCTTAAATATGTTAAAGACGCTATTCCTGCAACTGAGGAAGATTGGTACAAAGAATATCATGATCTAATTGTTGCAATCAAAGTAGTAAAGGATCTAAGAGATGCAGTCAGTCATATTAATAAATATGGTTCAAAACATTCTGAAGCTATAGTTTCAGAAAACTATTCGAGCGTAAAAAGGTTTCTTAGGGATGTAGATGCCAGTGCTGTTTATGCTAACGCATCGACAAGGTTTACAGATGGTGGCGAGTTTGGTTTTGGAGCAGAAGTGGGCATAAGTACACAAAAGCTTCATGTAAGAGGGCCGATGGGTCTGGATGCCTTGACTACTATGAAATATATAATTTTTGGGAATGGTCAAATTCGAACATAAAATAGCTATCCTTGGAGGCACCTTTGATCCTGTTCATATTGGTCATTTAAAATTAGCTCAAGCTTCGCTTAATTTACTTGATCCTGATCTTTTTCTTTGGATTCCTGCAAAGAGATCGCCTTTAAAAAGCAATCTCTATGCAAGTGACTATCATAGATGGTGTATGCTCTATGAGTGCACAAAGGATGAGAAAAGATTTACTTTAAGCGATTTGGAAATTGCGGGGGAGGAGCCTTCTTATACCTTTTTAACCTTAATAAAGATAAGAGATATGTATCCTGATTCAAATTTATATTTTGTTATGGGCTTAGATACTGCGCTATCCTTGCCAAGTTGGTACAGGATTAATGATATTTTAGAAATATGTAAGTTCGCCGTATTTGAAAGAAATACAGATATTGGCGATTCAATTGAGTCATTGCCAAGAGAAATCCTTGAGAATATAGAATTTTTTAAAGTTGATATACCTGATACTTCATCGAATCTAATTAGAAGAAAGATTTCGTCGAATGAAGATTTGTCTGAGCTTCTCGATCCTTCTACTATTGAATATATTAGTAGGTTCAATTTATATAAATAATAAAAATATAATGTCATAAATTGAGGTCATTGTGGACTATATAAAAATTAGAGGAGCAAAGGAAAACAACTTAAAGGATGTTAATATTGACATCCCAAGAAATAAATTTATTATTTTTACTGGCGTGTCTGGTTCTGGCAAATCATCTCTGGCTTTTGATACGCTTTATGCTGAGGGTCAGAGAAGATATGCAGAATCATTGTCGGTCTATGCAAGACAGTTTTTAGGCCAGTTGAAGAAGCCACAGGTCGAATCTATCGAGGGACTTTCTCCTGCCGTCTCTATAGATCAAAGAGGGATGTCTCACAATCCTCGCTCGACTGTTGGCACTCTTACTGAGATATACGACTACTTTAGATTGCTTTATGCAAGAATTGGAGTAGCGTATTGTCCAAAGTGCAAAATCCCAATAAAAGCTACCTCCCTGGACGAAATAGTCAGCGATTTATTTAGAAGATACCCAAATGAGTTAATAATGATAACTGCAGTGCTGATTGAGGGAAGGAAGGGTGAATTTAAGGATTTAATAAACAGATATAGAAAACAGGGCTTTTTGAAGATGATTATAGATTCAAAGACTTATGACATCTCAGAAGAAGATATAATTTTGGAAAAAAATAAAAAACATACAATAATTTTGGTTGTGGATGAAATCACTCTTAGCAGTGACAAAGTTAAAAGATTGAGCGAAGCTTTAAGGCTGGCCCTTGAAGCGGGCAATGGTGTAATCAGAGTTCAGAGAAAGAATGGACAGTTTGATCTTTATAGCGAAAAGCTCTCCTGTCCAAAGTGTGGTTTTAGTCTTGTAGAACTGAGTCCAAGACTTTTTTCTTTCAATAGCCCATATGGTGCATGTCCTGTGTGCCATGGATTAGGATTTGTCGAGGAGTTAGATCCTGAAAAGATTTTCGATATGGAGCTTTCCCTGAGAAATGGCGCGGCAAGGATATATAGAGGTAGGTATAACCAATACTATATATACAGCTTATTGAACTTCGCCAGATCAAGAGGGATAAGTATTGATAAGCCTGTTAAGAAACTTAGCCCCGAAGAGATAGATCTGCTTTTGTATGGTGATAGGGCAGAGTCTGATGCCGAGCCCTCATTTGAGGGGATAAATAAATATATTGAAAGAAAGCGCTCAGAGTCTTCTAATGAGTCATGGGATGAATTTAAAGATTTTCTGGTTATGAAAACGTGTAGCGCATGTAATGGCACAAGATTGAGAAAAGAGGCTCTTAGCGTATATATAAACGAAATGAATATTGCTGATTTATTGTCTCTT is drawn from Thermodesulfobium sp. 4217-1 and contains these coding sequences:
- the dsrB gene encoding dissimilatory-type sulfite reductase subunit beta is translated as MVKTDFGPPKYLDMMSDLCKRNYGKWKYHEVLDTGTLVHVAENGEKLYTVRSATPRLMHIDTLRAFCDLADKYCNGFFRFTSRHSIEFLLEDESNIEPLKADLHAMGYSPGGVGNTISNMLHTQGWIHCHTPAIDASGIVKAVMDGVFDYYTEAKLPARLRLSLACCLNMCGAVHCSDVAIVGIHRVPPKVLDEKVAKMCEIPNVVAACPTRAIRPEPSKKSVVINDEKCMYCGNCYTMCPAIPIFDPKNDGAAIFVGGKVSDARHPAMFSKLAVPYIPNEPPKWPTVVQTVRMLIDVYAKDAKQGERYGEWINRIGWERFFKVTGLPFTDKHIDDYIFSIPTFRSTATFKW
- the rplU gene encoding 50S ribosomal protein L21, which encodes MVYVLNIKGKEFLVAPGDKIKVPFMDGANSGDKFIVENALVFGEESEIKTSSVETTVEGSGKEKTVITFKYRPKKGYRNKKGHRQQFTLLRVSEA
- the dsrA gene encoding dissimilatory-type sulfite reductase subunit alpha, translated to MPELRKTPMLDQLLDGPFPSFVKEIKKGAEKNEACNDLLGQLELSYEEKITHWKHGGIVGVTGYGGGVIGRYSDVPEQFPGLTEFHTMRINQPAGWFYKTDRLRKLLDIWEKRGSGLTNFHGATGDIILLGTHTNELQNVADDLAHEGWDLGGSGSDLRTPSACVGPGRCEWACIDTLDIVDTLTRRYQNELHRPMWPYKFKIKISGCANDGVAAKARADCSIIGTWKDNIQVNRTEVVNYVNGGFDIIGQVVDKCPTKCISYNPVTKSLSIDDNNCVRCHNCINKMPKALRQGKINGATILIGGHAPILQSAFMSWVVVPFMEMKPPYTEISDLLEKIWEWWDENGKMRERTGELIYRLGMRSFLKATGLPAVPQMVLHPRANPFFFWDKEEVNQ
- the rpmA gene encoding 50S ribosomal protein L27; translated protein: MASKKGGGSSRNGRDSNPQYLGVKVYGGEAINAGGIILRQHGTKIRPGSNVGLGRDYTIYAKIDGKVSFTKKAGRVVVEVFPN
- the obgE gene encoding GTPase ObgE; amino-acid sequence: MGFKSYIFPDTARVKFLGGHGGKGCVSFRKEKYVPKGGPDGGDGGKGADIYLVATRELSDLAFFKPNQEFKAKNGEPGTSKKMHGCDADDLFIKVPVGTIVTDLNTNETICDLDYEGRVFLIVKGGRGGLGNSNFATSTNRVPHYAQEGEPGEARDVLLEMKILADIGLVGLPNAGKSSLLNALTNANAIVGDYSFTTIKPVLGVLSNDEQSVVLADIPGIIEGASLGKGLGNIFLRHIDRSNYLIIVLDSSQDPMSDYHIILKELFQYNEELLKRNRMVLLNKCDLIDKETENTLIEYFKGLNERVFSLSTNDAESIDNFRNVILKTFAEPKIFI
- a CDS encoding ferredoxin family protein, encoding MVYVVKVDQDTCNGDAACADNCPNQVFDMVNGKSQPTRADDCVGCMTCVSVCPTGAVTVTEL
- the proB gene encoding glutamate 5-kinase; the encoded protein is MNRKVVLKIGTSSLIKSNSVNEEFVNLIADGIAEKMKKGLKFVLVSSGAIGLGRFYTNIRNPKSIPEKQAAASVGQVYLMNAYKRAFDKNNIQCAQLLFTAADLSDRERFLNIQNTFKVLLKSNIVPIINENDTVAVEEIKIGDNDTLSAVVSLLVRADVLTLFTDVEGFYLDKNNPKTILKSIKKIDSDLFKIADQPNSKLGTGGMYTKLKAAQIATDAGIPVYIISNKKIKEFFQVIDSEINMGTCFEPCQKSSQKMSWIKHNTRTKGKIIIDQGARDALLKNKSLLPSGIVDVSGNFKRADVVEISDQSGNIVAKGLTNYPSNEILRLKGSNTKNIYNILGYKFGDEIVHKDYLIII